One genomic region from Streptomyces venezuelae encodes:
- a CDS encoding alpha/beta fold hydrolase → MTLSHDLAGNGPSTVVLLHSGVCDRRMWEGQFSALAEAGHRVVRCDLRGFGETPVDAAHTHADDVRDLLDHLGTDRAAVVGSSFGGQVALELAVRHPGRVSALALLCSGMPGFAPSDELRAWGGREDELLEAGDLDGAVELNVDTWLGPEADEAARALVREMQRRAFEVQLAVPDEFSPVRTGITADDLAGIKAPALVVAGGHDVPDFRAVADELTRILPAARRVDLDWAGHLPALERPAETARLLTDFLAETTAL, encoded by the coding sequence GTGACGCTCTCTCATGACCTGGCCGGAAATGGCCCCTCTACCGTCGTCCTGCTGCACTCCGGGGTCTGTGACCGCCGGATGTGGGAAGGGCAGTTCTCCGCACTCGCCGAGGCGGGCCACCGTGTCGTCCGCTGCGACCTCCGCGGCTTCGGCGAGACCCCCGTCGACGCCGCGCACACCCACGCCGACGACGTCCGGGACCTCCTCGACCACCTCGGCACGGACCGGGCCGCCGTCGTCGGCTCCTCCTTCGGCGGCCAGGTCGCCCTCGAACTCGCCGTCCGCCACCCCGGACGCGTCTCCGCCCTCGCCCTGCTCTGCTCCGGCATGCCCGGCTTCGCGCCCAGCGACGAGCTGCGGGCCTGGGGCGGCCGCGAGGACGAGCTGCTTGAGGCGGGCGACCTCGACGGCGCCGTCGAGCTCAACGTCGACACCTGGCTCGGCCCCGAGGCCGACGAGGCCGCCCGCGCACTCGTACGGGAGATGCAGCGGCGCGCCTTCGAGGTCCAGCTGGCCGTCCCGGACGAGTTCTCGCCCGTCCGGACCGGGATCACCGCGGACGACCTCGCCGGGATCAAGGCCCCCGCGCTCGTGGTCGCCGGCGGCCACGACGTGCCCGACTTCCGGGCCGTCGCCGACGAACTGACCCGCATCCTGCCCGCCGCCCGGCGCGTCGACCTCGACTGGGCCGGACACCTCCCGGCCCTGGAGCGCCCGGCCGAGACCGCCCGGCTGCTCACCGACTTCCTGGCTGAGACCACGGCCCTGTAG
- a CDS encoding thiol-disulfide oxidoreductase DCC family protein, with product MPTPAGRLTVLYDADCPLCVHLRHWLLRQRQLVPLDLVPAGSHEARRRFPDLDHAATLREITVVGDRGQVYRETNAWIVCLWALADHRAKAHWLATPAGQPFARATVLAAAKWREALKGPDREGGHCEDGHRADGHCADGRCEVPDPPD from the coding sequence GTGCCGACCCCCGCGGGACGCCTGACCGTCCTGTACGACGCCGACTGCCCGCTCTGCGTGCACCTCAGGCACTGGCTGCTGCGGCAGCGACAGCTCGTCCCGCTCGACCTCGTACCGGCCGGATCGCACGAGGCCAGGCGCCGCTTCCCCGACCTCGACCACGCCGCCACCCTGCGGGAGATCACCGTGGTCGGGGACCGGGGCCAGGTCTACCGGGAGACGAACGCCTGGATCGTCTGCCTCTGGGCACTCGCCGACCACCGGGCCAAGGCCCACTGGCTGGCCACACCCGCCGGGCAGCCCTTCGCCCGGGCGACCGTCCTGGCCGCCGCGAAATGGCGCGAGGCCCTCAAGGGCCCGGACCGGGAAGGCGGGCACTGCGAGGACGGGCACCGCGCGGACGGCCACTGCGCGGACGGGCGCTGCGAAGTGCCCGATCCGCCCGACTAG
- a CDS encoding TetR/AcrR family transcriptional regulator produces the protein MTQEKKADEKKAPKSEQTRTLILETALRLFKERGYDKTTMRAIAQEAGVSVGNAYYYFSSKEHLVQGFYDRIAEEHQAAVESILDGPEKDLNARIKGVYLGWLDIAEPYHEFASQFFKNAADPDSPLSPFSPESEGPREAAIEVHRRVISGASVKVDPELAEALPQLLWLQQMGLVLFWVYDRSEGAANSRRLVERLAPVTARAISLSRFRILRPLVKETHELLSDFMPTAAGMAASGKPKRATPKPPTG, from the coding sequence GTGACGCAAGAGAAGAAGGCCGACGAGAAGAAGGCCCCGAAGAGCGAGCAGACCCGCACGCTCATCCTCGAAACCGCGCTCCGGCTCTTCAAGGAGCGCGGTTACGACAAGACGACGATGCGGGCCATCGCCCAGGAGGCCGGAGTCTCCGTCGGCAACGCGTACTACTACTTCTCGTCCAAGGAGCACCTCGTCCAGGGCTTCTACGACCGGATCGCCGAGGAGCACCAGGCCGCGGTCGAGTCGATCCTCGACGGGCCCGAGAAGGACCTCAACGCCCGGATCAAGGGCGTCTACCTCGGCTGGCTCGACATCGCCGAGCCGTACCACGAGTTCGCCTCGCAGTTCTTCAAGAACGCCGCCGACCCCGACAGCCCGCTCAGCCCGTTCTCGCCGGAGTCGGAGGGCCCGCGCGAGGCGGCGATCGAGGTCCACCGGCGGGTCATCTCCGGCGCTTCGGTGAAGGTCGACCCGGAACTCGCCGAGGCACTCCCGCAGTTGCTGTGGCTCCAGCAGATGGGCCTCGTGCTGTTCTGGGTGTACGACCGCTCGGAGGGCGCCGCCAACAGCCGGCGGCTCGTCGAGCGGCTCGCGCCGGTCACGGCCCGCGCGATCTCGCTCTCCCGCTTCCGGATCCTCCGGCCGCTCGTCAAGGAGACGCACGAGCTGCTCTCCGACTTCATGCCGACGGCGGCCGGGATGGCGGCCTCGGGCAAGCCCAAGCGGGCCACCCCGAAGCCGCCGACCGGCTGA
- a CDS encoding ABC transporter substrate-binding protein, translating to MRSTVRLRILIICGVLVAAGVGGWQLLPSDEGRSDPISVGTTDAITSLDPAGAYDAGSWAMYSNIFQSLMTFKPGFTTPVPDAAESCKFVGSKLTTYQCTLRDDLTFANGRKVTAEDVKYSFERMLRIKTDVGPKALFPTLKSITSQDRTVTFHLSGRDATFPLKVATGAGSIVDKDQYPADKLRTGFGVDGSGPYVLKEYKEGESARLEPNPNYRGAITGTGGPVVVKYYDQSADLADAWKAKDVQVTHRQLPPEFISTLDVKDGTRVTEAESAEIRNLNFNVRSGSPMADKAVRQAVAAVLDRPAITTGAYKDTVEPLYSLIPQGFVGHSTAFFDSDPVPSAKKAKKLLKDAGVSTPVKFTFGYRADATYGAETAEIKRQLEATGLFEVEAVEVKWTEFQKAYAKGTYDAYTVGWLPDFPDSDSFTAPLVGTANTLHNGFSSRRIDALIASTQQYSDRAQAASDFKAIQDEVAEDVPLVPLWQKKDYVLATEAVDGSQYLTDGTGIWRLWELSWI from the coding sequence ATGCGGTCGACGGTCCGTCTGCGGATCCTCATCATCTGTGGAGTACTGGTGGCGGCCGGAGTCGGGGGCTGGCAACTCCTGCCCTCCGACGAAGGCCGGAGCGATCCCATCAGCGTCGGCACCACCGACGCGATCACTTCACTCGACCCGGCCGGTGCGTACGACGCCGGTTCCTGGGCCATGTACAGCAACATCTTCCAGTCGCTGATGACGTTCAAGCCGGGGTTCACGACCCCCGTCCCGGACGCGGCGGAGAGCTGCAAGTTCGTGGGCAGCAAGCTCACGACGTACCAGTGCACGCTCCGTGACGACCTCACCTTCGCCAACGGGCGCAAGGTGACCGCCGAGGACGTCAAGTACTCCTTCGAGCGGATGCTGCGCATCAAGACGGACGTCGGCCCGAAGGCCCTCTTCCCGACCCTGAAGAGCATCACGTCCCAGGACCGCACGGTCACCTTCCACCTCAGCGGCCGGGACGCGACCTTCCCGCTGAAGGTGGCCACGGGCGCCGGCTCGATCGTCGACAAGGACCAGTACCCGGCCGACAAGCTGCGTACGGGCTTCGGGGTCGACGGATCGGGGCCGTACGTCCTCAAGGAGTACAAGGAGGGCGAGTCCGCCCGCCTGGAGCCCAACCCGAACTACAGGGGCGCCATCACCGGGACCGGTGGCCCGGTCGTCGTGAAGTACTACGACCAGTCCGCGGACCTCGCCGACGCCTGGAAGGCGAAGGACGTCCAGGTGACGCACCGGCAGCTCCCGCCGGAGTTCATCTCGACGCTGGACGTCAAGGACGGGACGCGGGTCACCGAGGCGGAGAGCGCCGAGATCCGCAACCTCAACTTCAACGTCCGGTCCGGCTCGCCCATGGCCGACAAGGCCGTGCGGCAGGCCGTCGCCGCCGTCCTCGACCGTCCGGCGATCACCACCGGCGCCTACAAGGACACGGTCGAGCCGCTCTACTCCCTCATCCCGCAGGGCTTCGTGGGGCACAGCACGGCCTTCTTCGACAGCGACCCCGTGCCGAGCGCGAAGAAGGCGAAGAAGCTCCTGAAGGACGCCGGCGTCTCGACCCCGGTGAAGTTCACCTTCGGCTACCGCGCGGACGCCACCTACGGTGCCGAGACCGCCGAGATCAAGCGGCAGCTGGAGGCCACCGGCCTCTTCGAGGTCGAGGCCGTCGAGGTCAAGTGGACGGAGTTCCAGAAGGCGTACGCGAAGGGCACCTACGACGCGTACACCGTCGGCTGGCTCCCCGACTTCCCCGACTCCGACAGCTTCACCGCGCCGCTCGTCGGCACCGCGAACACCCTGCACAACGGCTTCTCCAGCAGGCGGATCGACGCCCTGATCGCCTCGACGCAGCAGTACAGCGACCGCGCTCAGGCGGCCTCCGACTTCAAGGCGATCCAGGACGAGGTCGCCGAGGACGTCCCGCTCGTCCCGCTGTGGCAGAAGAAGGACTACGTCCTCGCCACGGAGGCCGTGGACGGCTCCCAGTACCTGACGGACGGCACCGGCATCTGGCGGCTGTGGGAGCTCAGCTGGATCTGA
- a CDS encoding metallophosphoesterase: MVAFLLVLVVVLAVLGGVHWYVWRRLVRDVTVPGGVPRRAGTVAVVVLPLLSLAALSSARVGAPFVVQQVVAWPGFLWLALLLYVTLALVVGEAVRPALRAWLRRRDAKAAPVPVAEPVAVAVPEAAAPAPAAPTEPEPAAPADVSRRLFVSRVVGGSAAAVALGTVGYGSYGVLRGPRVKRVTVPLAKVPRAAHGYRIAVVSDIHLGPILGRAHSRRIVDTINSTQPDLIAIVGDLVDGTVENLGSAAEPLARLRARHGSFFVTGNHEYFSGADAWVDHVRELGLRPLRNERVEIAAGFDLAGVDDVAGESEGQGPDFGRALGDRDRARASVLLAHQPIVVHDAVRHGVDLQLSGHTHGGQLWPGEYLADLANPTVAGLERYGDTQLYVSRGAGAWGPPVRVGAPSDITIVELASKQA; this comes from the coding sequence GTGGTCGCCTTTCTGCTGGTTCTGGTCGTGGTGCTCGCCGTGCTCGGCGGGGTGCACTGGTACGTGTGGCGGCGGCTCGTCCGTGATGTGACGGTGCCCGGCGGGGTGCCGCGCCGGGCCGGTACGGTCGCCGTCGTGGTCCTGCCGCTGCTCTCGCTCGCGGCCCTGAGCTCCGCGCGCGTCGGCGCGCCCTTCGTGGTCCAGCAGGTCGTCGCCTGGCCCGGGTTCCTGTGGCTCGCGCTGCTCCTGTACGTGACCCTGGCCCTGGTCGTCGGCGAGGCCGTGCGGCCCGCCCTGCGTGCCTGGCTCCGTCGGCGTGACGCGAAGGCCGCGCCCGTACCGGTCGCCGAGCCCGTGGCCGTGGCGGTGCCCGAGGCGGCCGCGCCCGCGCCCGCGGCTCCCACCGAGCCCGAGCCCGCGGCCCCCGCCGACGTCTCCCGGCGGCTCTTCGTCTCGCGGGTCGTCGGCGGGTCCGCCGCCGCCGTCGCTCTCGGGACCGTCGGTTACGGCTCGTACGGCGTGCTGCGCGGGCCGCGGGTGAAGCGCGTCACCGTGCCGCTCGCCAAGGTGCCGCGCGCCGCGCACGGCTACCGGATCGCCGTCGTGTCCGACATCCACCTCGGGCCGATCCTGGGCCGGGCCCACAGCCGGCGGATCGTGGACACGATCAACTCCACCCAGCCCGACCTGATCGCGATCGTCGGCGACCTCGTCGACGGCACCGTCGAGAACCTCGGCTCCGCCGCCGAGCCGCTCGCCCGGCTCCGCGCCCGCCACGGCTCCTTCTTCGTGACGGGCAACCACGAGTACTTCTCGGGCGCCGACGCCTGGGTCGACCACGTACGCGAGCTCGGCCTGCGCCCGCTGCGCAACGAGCGCGTGGAGATCGCGGCCGGCTTCGACCTCGCGGGCGTCGACGACGTCGCGGGGGAGAGCGAGGGCCAGGGCCCCGACTTCGGCCGCGCCCTCGGCGACCGCGACCGGGCCCGCGCCTCCGTCCTCCTCGCGCACCAGCCGATCGTCGTCCACGACGCCGTACGCCACGGCGTCGACCTCCAGCTCTCCGGGCACACCCACGGCGGGCAGCTCTGGCCGGGCGAGTACCTCGCCGACCTGGCCAACCCGACCGTCGCCGGGCTCGAACGGTACGGCGACACCCAGCTCTACGTCTCGCGGGGCGCGGGCGCCTGGGGACCCCCGGTCCGGGTCGGCGCGCCCTCCGACATCACCATCGTCGAACTCGCCTCGAAACAGGCGTAA
- a CDS encoding SCO4848 family membrane protein — protein MKLSRRVSWFLLAFGVWSWFIWITFVKNLWNDGSGLAFDDAGDPTAYFWVHLLLAVTSFVLGTVIGVLGLRGVRAARRDTGHSA, from the coding sequence ATGAAGCTCAGCCGCCGCGTCTCCTGGTTCCTGCTCGCGTTCGGGGTGTGGAGCTGGTTCATCTGGATCACCTTCGTCAAGAACCTCTGGAACGACGGGAGCGGCCTCGCCTTCGACGACGCGGGCGACCCGACGGCCTATTTCTGGGTTCACCTGCTGCTTGCCGTCACGTCCTTTGTCTTGGGGACGGTGATCGGTGTGCTCGGGTTGCGTGGTGTGCGTGCCGCGCGCCGCGACACCGGTCACAGCGCCTAG
- a CDS encoding D-alanyl-D-alanine carboxypeptidase family protein: MSASKRTAWAVAAAVLLPLVIAVPAAHADEGKDAKDKQPKPPATMSVVGGALLGKPGTQAQLLPGAPVLPKELSARSWIVADAESGEVLAAHNAHWRLAPASTLKMLFADTVLPKFEKTKNHLVTNQDLAGMGAGSSLVGIKEKQTYSVHDLWLGVFLRSGNDAVHVLSAMNGGIPQTVKDMNEHAAELQALDTHVVSPDGYDAPGQVSSAYDLTLIARNGMQKPDFREYAATSRAAFPGELKPGKKRETFEIQNTNRLLTGDFGVAPYQGIAGVKNGSTTHAGSTFTGVAERNGKVLLVTVMNPSSKEQHAVYKETARLLDWGFAAAGKVTPVGELVPPTSARTDTGTAPGGGTAPAPGKEAPGASASAKAAASEEKSGGVGIALSIAGGVLVLLAGAVFLVNRRWPLAGSGSRRQRSRAPQDPDVNP; this comes from the coding sequence GTGTCTGCTTCGAAGAGGACCGCCTGGGCGGTCGCTGCTGCCGTACTCCTGCCGCTCGTCATCGCCGTGCCCGCGGCCCACGCGGACGAAGGGAAGGATGCGAAGGACAAGCAGCCCAAGCCGCCCGCCACCATGTCCGTGGTCGGCGGCGCGCTGCTCGGGAAGCCCGGCACGCAGGCGCAGCTGCTGCCCGGTGCGCCCGTGCTGCCCAAGGAGCTGTCCGCGCGGTCCTGGATCGTCGCGGACGCGGAGAGCGGTGAGGTCCTCGCCGCGCACAACGCGCACTGGCGGCTCGCCCCGGCGTCCACGCTCAAGATGCTCTTCGCGGACACGGTGCTGCCGAAGTTCGAGAAGACCAAGAACCACCTGGTCACCAACCAGGACCTGGCCGGGATGGGCGCCGGCTCCAGCCTGGTCGGCATCAAGGAGAAGCAGACCTACAGCGTCCACGACCTGTGGCTCGGCGTCTTCCTCCGCTCCGGCAACGACGCCGTCCACGTCCTGTCGGCCATGAACGGCGGCATTCCGCAGACCGTGAAGGACATGAACGAGCACGCGGCCGAGCTCCAGGCGCTCGACACCCACGTGGTCTCCCCGGACGGCTACGACGCCCCGGGCCAGGTCTCGTCCGCGTACGACCTCACGCTCATCGCCCGCAACGGCATGCAGAAGCCGGACTTCCGGGAGTACGCCGCCACGTCCCGCGCCGCCTTCCCCGGCGAGCTGAAGCCGGGCAAGAAGCGCGAGACCTTCGAGATCCAGAACACCAACCGGCTCCTCACCGGCGACTTCGGCGTCGCCCCCTACCAGGGGATCGCCGGCGTGAAGAACGGCAGCACCACCCACGCGGGATCCACCTTCACCGGTGTCGCGGAGCGGAACGGGAAGGTGCTGCTCGTCACCGTGATGAACCCGTCGTCGAAGGAGCAGCACGCGGTCTACAAGGAGACCGCCCGGCTGCTCGACTGGGGCTTCGCGGCGGCCGGGAAGGTGACCCCGGTGGGCGAGCTCGTGCCGCCCACGTCGGCCCGTACGGACACGGGGACCGCGCCGGGCGGCGGTACCGCGCCCGCGCCCGGGAAGGAGGCTCCCGGCGCGTCGGCCTCCGCCAAGGCCGCCGCCTCCGAGGAGAAGTCCGGCGGGGTCGGGATCGCGCTGAGCATCGCGGGCGGAGTGCTCGTCCTGCTCGCCGGCGCCGTCTTCCTCGTCAACCGCCGCTGGCCGCTGGCGGGTTCGGGCTCGCGTCGGCAGCGGTCGCGGGCTCCGCAGGATCCGGACGTGAACCCGTAG
- a CDS encoding YihY/virulence factor BrkB family protein produces MDWLTKLPVIGPAATRLMRTHAWRSYETLDAVHWSRLAAAITFLSFLALFPLITVAAAIGAALLSQDQLDRIEEKVADQVPGISEQLDIDGLVANAGTVGLIAGALLLLTGISWIGSMRECLRAVWGLDGIDEGNPVVRKGKDALVLLGLGGVAVCSLAASWLGSTAVGWTADRVGISGEGAGGYLLQAAAVLVAAVADFLMLLYILTLLPGVKPPRRRLVVAAVIGAVGFELLKLLLGGYMREVAGKSMYGAFGTPIALMLWINFTAKLLLFCAAWTATGSRPDPAEPATAADASPNPPAASGG; encoded by the coding sequence ATGGACTGGCTGACCAAGCTCCCCGTCATCGGCCCCGCGGCCACCCGCCTCATGAGGACCCATGCCTGGCGCTCGTACGAGACCCTCGACGCGGTCCACTGGAGCAGGCTCGCCGCCGCGATCACCTTCCTCTCCTTCCTCGCCCTCTTCCCGCTGATCACCGTCGCCGCCGCGATCGGCGCCGCGCTCCTCTCCCAGGACCAGCTCGACCGGATCGAGGAGAAGGTCGCCGACCAGGTGCCCGGCATCTCCGAGCAGCTCGACATCGACGGGCTCGTCGCCAACGCCGGCACCGTCGGACTCATCGCGGGCGCCCTGCTGCTCCTCACCGGCATCAGCTGGATCGGCTCCATGCGGGAGTGCCTGCGTGCCGTGTGGGGGCTCGACGGCATCGACGAGGGCAACCCGGTCGTCCGCAAGGGCAAGGACGCGCTCGTGCTCCTCGGCCTCGGCGGCGTCGCGGTCTGTTCCCTCGCCGCGTCCTGGCTCGGCTCCACCGCCGTCGGCTGGACCGCCGACCGGGTCGGCATCTCCGGCGAGGGCGCGGGCGGCTACCTGCTCCAGGCCGCCGCCGTCCTCGTCGCCGCCGTGGCCGACTTCCTCATGCTGCTCTACATCCTGACGCTGCTGCCCGGCGTCAAGCCGCCCCGGCGCCGGCTCGTGGTGGCGGCGGTCATCGGCGCGGTCGGCTTCGAGCTGCTCAAGCTGCTGCTCGGCGGCTACATGAGGGAGGTCGCGGGGAAGTCGATGTACGGGGCGTTCGGCACGCCGATCGCCCTGATGCTGTGGATCAACTTCACCGCGAAACTCCTGCTGTTCTGCGCGGCCTGGACGGCTACGGGTTCACGTCCGGATCCTGCGGAGCCCGCGACCGCTGCCGACGCGAGCCCGAACCCGCCAGCGGCCAGCGGCGGTTGA